The following DNA comes from Deinobacterium chartae.
GGCCTGCAAGGCGGCCGAAAGCTGACGCTCGAGCTCGAGGCGGCGGCGATGTTCGTGGCGGGTGCGCTGAATGCGGCGCAGCAGGGGAGGGGTGTAGAGCAGGGCCACGTACAGACCGCCGACCAGCAGCGCACCCAGCAACACCAGGCTGAGCGGGGCAGTCACGGTCTGCTGGCCGGGCAGCGGCAGGCGCACCTCGAGGGGATTTTCCAGCTGGAGCAGCAGCACGTAGGCCACAAGGGCCAGCAGCAGCAGCACCTGCAGGTACTGAACGACCTTCATCGCCTCCTAGTCTACACCGAGGGCCCTGCGTCACCGGCGCGCGGCTCCGGACGTGTGCCGGTGACGCAGCGCAGGTACGGCTGCCTGCCCGGTTTCTGGCAGAGGAAGCCGCGAGGTTTGTGGTAGAGTTGCGCGTGGTACAGGAGACCCGCCCGAATGCTCAAGACTTCTAAGCCAGTTACCCTGCTGGTTGCCGACGACAATGCGGATGACCGCGTGCTGATGCAGGAGGCCCTGGCGGAAAGCCAGGTGTTCCATCAGGTGCGTTTCGTTGAAGACGGCGAGCAGCTGATGGATTACCTCTATCGCCGTGGGGCCTACCAGGACCCCGAGCGCGCTCCGTACCCGAGCCTGATTCTGCTGGACCTCAACATGCCCCGCAAAGATGGGCGCGAGGCCCTGCGCGAGATCAAGGCCGACCCGCGCCTGTGCGTCATCCCGGTGGTGGTCCTGACCACTTCCAAGGCCGAGACGGACATCAGCAGCACCTACAGCCTGGGCGTGAACTCGTTCATCACCAAACCGGCCACCTTCGATGCGCTGTTGGAGCTGCTGCAGACCCTGGGACACTACTGGTTCGAGACGGTCGAATTGCCCTCGCCGTCCGGCGAGTACCTCTAAAGCGCCTGACCTGCTCTCCCTGCCGGTCAGCCCGGACGGACCACGCCCAGTTGGGTCATGAGCTCCAGGGCGTCCGAGTTCACCCAGTATTCCCGGATGCGTCCTCCCTCGAGGCGCAGCAGGTCCATCCCGCCGAAGGTCACCTCGAGGCCTGCGGGGGCTGTTGCGCCCGGCATTCCGCCCGCGTAACGCCCCCGCGAGGTCCAGCGGGCGGCCAGCAGGTTTTCCTGCGCGACCGGACCCACCTCGAGGCGAAAGTGCAGTTCGGTGAAAAAGGCGTGGCTCTGACGGATCACCTCGAGGAGCGCCGCCTGGCCCCGGACCATTTTGGGTCTGCCCGGCCACGAACCCTCGAAGTCCGGGGCGATCAGCGTGCGGATTTCGGAGTCATCGCCGTTCCACAACTTCAGCCAGCGAGCATAGATTTCTGGTGCACGGGTCATGGAATCCTCCGCTTCCCATGTTAAGGCGAGCGGCGCCACCCTGGGGGTGGCGCCGCTCGCCTAGGGTCCGCAGGCTCAGGCGGCCTTGGCGGGTTTGGCCTTGCGGCGGTTGGTCGCCCAGTTCTGGTAGAAGGCCACCATCGGGGCCACGATGTAGATCGAGGAGTACGTGCCCACGATCACGCCGATCAGCATGATCAGACCGAAGTCGCGCAGCACCGAGCCGCCCAGGAAGGTCAGCGAGATCAGCGGCAGCGCGGTGGAGACCGAGGTCATCACCGTGCGCGAGAGCGTCTGGTTGATCGAGGCGTTCACGATGTCCTTGTAGGCCGAGCCGCGCATCAGCTTGAGGTTCTCGCGGATGCGGTCGGACACGATGATCGCGTCGTTGAGCGCGTAACCGATCACGGTGAGCACCGCCGCGACGGCCGCGATGTTGAACTCGAGGTTGAACAGCGAGTACACGCCCATCACGATGCCCACGGCGTGCACGGTGGCCAGCACCGAGGCGATGCCGAAGATCATGTCGAAGCGGAACCACACGTAGATCAAGATCAAGACCAGGGCTAAGGCGACCGCCTTGATGGTGTTCACCCGCAGTTCCTGACCGACCGCCGGACCGATGGTCTCGGTCTGCTGCACGTCGCCGCCCGCCAGCTTGCCCTCGAGCGAGGTGCTGAGCTGCTGGACCTGGGCGGGGGGAAGTTCGGCGACCTTGACGATGTACTGGTTTTTCTGCGGGTTCGAGGAGGCCGCCTGCTGAATCACGGCCTTGCCGCCTTCTACGCCCTCGATGCCCGCTGCGCCCACGGCGGTGCGCACGTCGTCCACCGACACGCTGCGGTCGGTGTAGAGCGTGAGGGCCGTGCCGGCGGTGAAGTCGATGCCGTACTGCAAGCCGCGCGTGGCGACCAGCACGCCGCCCAAGATCGCCAGGGCCACCGAGACGGTGGTGACGATCGGGCTGAGGCGGATGAAGTCCAGCTTGGGCGTGGCGAACCACTGCGGGGCGCTGTAGTCACGGCGGCGCGCCATGGCCTCGAGCATCCAGCGGCTGAAGATCAGGTTGGAGAACACGGCGGCGATCACGCCGACCGCCAGGGTGACCGCAAAGCCCTTTACCGGGCCCGAGGAGTAGTTGTACAGCGCCAGGGCGGAGAGCAGGTGCGACAGGTTGACGTCGAGGATGGTGACGGTGGAGTGCGAGAAGCCCGCACCGATCGAGCCTTTGATGCCCTTGCCGCGGCGCAGCTCTTCCTTGATGCGCTCGAAGGAGATCACGTTGCCGTCAACGGCGGCACCCAGGGTCAGGACCAGACCGGCGATGCCCGGCAGGGTCAGGGTGGCCCCCAGGCCGCCCAGGATGCCCAGCATGATCAGGGTGGTAAACAGCAGGCCCAGGCCGATCACCAGGCCGAAGTACAGGCCGTAGTAGGCAAAGGCCATCACGAAGATCAGCGCGATGCCCAGCAGCGAGGCCATGGCTCCGGTGCGGATCGCGTCGGCACCGAGGGTCGGGCCGATCTGGCGCACTTCGGTCTGCTTGAGGGGCACGGGCAGCGAACCGGACTTCAGCACGAGTGCGAGGTCCGAGGCTTCCTTGGCGTCGAAGTCACCGGTGATCTGGCCGCCGTTGGGAAGCGCGGCCTGGATGGTCGCGATGCTCTTGATCTGACCGTCGAGCACGATGGCCATGCCCCTGCCAACGTTGTCGCGGGTCAGCTTGCCGAAGGGCTCACGGCCCGCCGGGGAGGTCTGGAAGGCCACCACCCAGCGCCCGAACGAGTCGGTCTCGGCCTGCGCGTTGGCGATGACCTCGCCGGTCGCCAGGGCCGGACCCAGGTCGGCCAGGGTGTACTGGCTGAGCTCCTTGGCGGGCACGCCGGGGTTCACGATGCGGAACTCGAGTTTGGCGGTCTGGCCGATCAGGCGCAGCGCGCGTTCCTGGTCGGCCTCCTTGAGGCCCGGAAGCTCCACGATCACCCGGTCGTTGCCCTGGATCTGCACGGTGGGCTCGGCCACGCCCAGGGCGTTGACGCGGTTCTCGATGATGGTCTTGGCCTTCTCGACGTCCTCGCGCTCGGGGTTTTTCTCGTCAACCTGCAGCGTGACGCGCAGGCCGCCTTGCAGGTCGAGGCCCAGGTTGAGGAACTTGTAGTTGTCGGTCCACAGCGCCAGCGGCTGGCTGGGGTGCTGCCAGGGACGCAGCACACCCAGCACGGCCGCAATCAAGACGGCGACCAGCAGCAAAACGGTATAGGGGCTGCTCCCCTTGGGAGCGGGGCGCTTCTTGCGCCGGTTACGGTCAGAGTAGGACATGGGCAGAAATTCCTTGAAAGGTCAGGCGGGCTTGAAAGGACAGGGCCGACGGTGTGGGTCTCAGCCGCCCTCGAGTTGCCGCCGTTCCTGCCGTTGCCAGCCGTGGGGGCGGTGCTCGGGCCGCTCTGCCGCCGCGCGGCCCACGTAGTTCGCCTGGGGCCGTGCCGAGAGTGGCCGGGCAGGAGGCGCGTCGGCCGGGGTGACCGGCTGGGGCGTGAAGCTCCCCGCGGTCGGACGCAGCTCGGCCAGCGGAGGTGGGATCAGGCTGTTTCCCGCCGTTCCCATCGCGTGCGCGTGCCGTTCGGCCGGGGCGGAGAGCCAGGGCAGGAAGGTCAGCAGTAAAGGCAGCAGGGCACCCAGGTTAAAAACCGTCTGGATGCCCTGCCAACGCATAAAGACCATTTTAGCAGCTTCAGTTCCTCGAGGTGGGAGAACGGCAGAGGCCCGGCGAGTGGCCGGGCCCGGTAGCGCTTGGTCGTTCGGGCTGGAGGCGGCTTGGCCGCCTCCAGCGCCGTTAGGCCTTGACTTCGACCGTCTCGGTCGCTTCCAAGATGTCGCCCACCTCGACCGCGTCCCAGTCGCGCAGGTTCACACCGCACTCGTAGCCGGTCTGCACCTCACGGACGTCGTCCTTGAAGCGCTTGAGGCCCGAGATGGTGCCGGTGTAGACGATCTCTTTGCCGCGGCGCACCGTGACCTTGGCGTTGCGGCGCAAGATGCCGTCTTGCACGTACGAACCGGCGATCTTTCCGGCCTTGGGTACCGAGATCACCTGACGCACCTCGGCGCGGCCCAGGTAGCGCTCCTCGAACACCGGCTCGACGTTGCCCTTCATCAGGCGCTCGACCTCGTCGATCATCTCGTAGATGATGCGGAAGGACTTGACGTCCACGCCTTTTTGCTCGGCCACCTTCAGCACGGCGGCCGAGGGGGTCACCGAGAAGCACAAGATGGTCGCCTCGGCGGTGGAGGCCAGCAGCACGTCGCCCTCGGTGGGCGCGCCGATGCCCGAGAGCAGCACGTTGACGTCCACATCCTCGGTGGTGTAGCGCCCGAAGATGCCCTGGATCGCCTCGATGCTGCCTTGGGTGTCGGCGCGCAGGATCAGGTTCACCTCGCGGCGCTGCTCGAGCGAACCCATGACCTCCTCGAGGGAGAGCTTGCGGCGGGTGGTCGCCTCGGCGGCGGCCTCGCGCTCCTCCTTGCGGCGGGCGACGATGTCGCGGGCCTCGTGCTCGTTCTTGGCGCCGCTGACGATCTCGCCCGAGACCGGGGCCTCGGAGAAGCCCAGCACCTGCACCGGGGTGGAGGGACCGGCGTTCTTGACGCGGCCGCCGTTCGAGTCGGTCATGGCCTTGATCTTGCCGTAGGTCTCGCCGACGACCACAAAGTCACCGACGTTCAGGGTGCCTTCTTGGACCAGGATGGTCGCCAGCACGCCGGCTTGCTTGTCCACCTTGCTCTCGATGATCACGCCCTTGAATTCGCCCTTGGGATCGGCGCGCAGGTCTTCGATCTCGGCGACCAGCGAGATGTAGTCGAGCAGTTCCTCGACGCCCTGGCCGGTCTTGGCCGACAGCTCGACCGTGATGGTCTGGCCGCCGTACTCCTCGGGGACGAGCCCGAGCTGCATCAGGTCGTTCTTGACCTTGTCCGGATTGGCCGAGGGCAGGTCGATCTTGTTGACCGCCACGATCAGCGGCACCTTGGCGGCCTGGGCGTGCGCGACCGCCTCGCGGGTCTGCGGCATGATCGAGTCGTCGGCGGCCACCACGATGATGGCGATGTCGGCCACGCGCGCGCCGCGCGCACGAATCGAGGTGAAGGCCTCGTGGCCCGGCGTGTCGATGAACACGATCTTGCCCTTGGAGGTCTGGGCCTCGAAGGCACCGACGTGCTGGGTGATGCCGCCCGCTTCCTTGGCGGCCACGCGGGTCTTGCGGATGTAGTCGAGCAGGCTGGTCTTGCCGTGGTCGACGTGACCCATGATGGTCACCACCGGAGCGCGGTGCGGGACGTCGCTGCCCGGGGCCTCCTCGGCCGCAGGCTGGGCCGCGGCCTTGGCGGCAGCCACAGCCTGGGTGCCGGTGTTTTGGGTCTGGCGGTCCTCGGACACCAGGGCCTTGATGGTCTCGACCATGTCCTCCTCGAGGGTGGAGGAGGCGGACTTGTAGCTCACGCCCATGCTGTCGAGCAGTTCGAGCATCTCGTTATTGTCGAGGCCGAGTTCTTTGGCCAAAGCGTAGATTCGAATTTTAGACATTTCAACCCTCCGTGGGAGTCGGGAGTGCGCGCCGGTCAAGTTCCCGGGCGCGCGTTTGCAGCGCTTCGCTGACACTCGGAGCGGAGCCGCGCAGAAAGCGGCGCAGACGCTTTTCCGTCCAGCATTCGGGACTGTCGGCGCACAGGTAAGCACCGCGGCCCGAGCGGCGGCCCTGCTCGAGGACCCAGCCCGTGCCCTCGCGCCGCAGCCGCAGCAGTTCCGCCTGAGGGCGCTTGCGGCGACAGGCGACGCAGGTGCGCTCGGGAACGTGCGGGGTGCGGGGTTCGGGCCGGATCATCATCAGTCGTTCAGCTCGATCTCGCCTTCGGGCGTGGCACTAGCGACGGTCTTGGAGTCCTTGAACAGCGCCTCAAAGGCGTCGCGGGCACTCGAGGAGGTCGCCTGCTTGCTCTCGAGTTCCTGCGCGGCCTGTTGCAGGGCGGCGTCGAGGTCCGAGACGGCCTTGGTCTCCTTGAGGTCAATTTTAAAGCCGGTCAGTTTGGCGGCGAGGCGCACGTTCTGGCCGCCTTTGCCGATCGCCAGCGAGAGCTGGTCGGGCATGACCGTGACGGTGGCTTCCTTGGTGTCGCTGTTCACCTCGATGAAGCCGACCTTGGCGGGGGAGAGCGCGTTGCGGATGAACTCGCGCGGCGACGCGTCCCACAAGATCACGTCCACGCGCTCGCGGCCCAGCTCGCCGGTGACCGCCTGGATGCGGTTGCCGCGGTGACCGATGCAGGCACCGATCGGGTCCACGTTGGAGTTGCGCGAGAACACCGCGACCTTCGAGCGCTGGCCGGCCTCGCGGGCGATGGCCTTGATCTCGACGGTGCCGTCGTTGACCTCGGGGATCTCCTGGTGCAGCAGGAAGTCGAGCAGTTTCTCGTCGGCGCGCGAGGCCAGAATCGAGGGGCCGCGGTTGGTCTGGCGCACTTCCTTGAGGTAGATCTTGACGCGCGAACCGCCGGTCAGGCGCTCGCCGGGAATCTGCTCCTTGGGGGGCATGATCGCTTCGCCGTGACCGAGGTCCACGAAGACGTTGCCCTTGTTGTCCATACGCACGACGCTGGCGGTGAGGACCTCGCCCTCGCGGTCCTTGTACTCGTTGAAGACCACGTTGCGCTCGGCCTCGCGCATGCGCTGGGTCAGAACCTGCTTGGTGGTCTGCAGCGCGATGCGGGTGAAGCGCTCGCGCTCCACCGGGAACTCCATCTCCATGCCGACTTCCACGTCCGGATCGAGTTCCAGGGCGTCAGCCAGCGAGATCTGGGTGTTTTCGTCCTCGACGCGCTCGACCACCGACTTGATGATGAGGACCTCGAGCTCGCCGCTCTTGGGGTCCAAGTGCACCTCGACCCGCTTGTTCGGCTCGACGTTGCGCACGAACGCCTGTTGCAGCGACTCTTCAAAAGCGGCGATCAGCTGGTTCTCGTCGATGTTCCTCGAGGCGGCCAGATCGCGCAGCGCATCTGCAAAGTTAAATTCGGGATTCACGTTTTTACTCCTTTATTCGGTTGTGGGACCGTTAACGGTGGCGGTCCGGCCACTCGGCGAGGTTGGCCTGGAATTCTCCGAGGCGCAGCTCCCGCCGGGAATCGGGTTGTGTGGGATCCTCGAACACCACCGTGTCGCCGTTAACGGCGGTCACCGGCAGCGTGAAGGCATTCCCGGGTGCCCGCACCTTCACCTTGAGGCCGAGCATGCGCTCGAAGTGACGGGCGCGGGTCAGGGGCCGCTTGGGTCCGGGCGACTCCACCTCGAGGCGGTACTCGCCTTCGATGGGGTCGCGCAGATCGAACTCGAGACCGAGCGCTCCGCTGGCGGTGGACAGGTCTTCGATCGTGACCGGCTGCTCGTCGAGCCGGTCGATGCGCACCAGCACCGTGGGTCGACGGTCCGGATTCTGGATCTGGACCTCAAGGACCTCGTAACCGAGCGGCTCGAGGACCTCTGCGGCGATGGACTGTAGATTCACGTTCTCACCCCCCCCATGAAAAAAGGTGGGTACCTGCACCCACCCCATCCGTAGGGATAACACTGAAAGTATAGCTCAGAAACGTGTTTCTGTCATGCCAGCGTTCACAATCGTGGCGCTCCGAACGCTTCGATCACGATGCTGCCGTCTTGCAGTTTGGCGATTTCGGCCTCGCCTCCCCGGGTGCGCATGGTGGACAGACTGCTGCCCTCGGGGGCGCGGGCGACCGCTCCTGCGATGCGCAGCTGCGGCGAGGCGATCGGGCAGGCCCACACGATGGATTTCTCGTTGCCGCCCGCTCCGGCATGCACCACGCCGCGCAGGGCCCCGGTCACGATCACGTCGCCGCCCGCGATCAGCTCTACTCCCGGGTTCACGTCGCCCAGCACGATCACGCTGCCCGCGTACTCGGCCCGAAAGCCCGAGCGCAGGTTGTGGGTCACGATCTCGGTGCGTCCTTCGGGCAGCGGCGGGGCCGCTGGCGCGCTCGGTACAGCGCGCACGCCCGAGGCGCGCACGCTGCCCACCTGACCGCCAAAGCCCTCGATCAGCCCCACGGCCGTCAGCAGCGTGTCGGCGGGGAGTTCCCCCTCGAACTCGAGGGTAATGCGCTCGCGCAGCAGCTCCGCGCGGCTCGACAGGTCCTTCTCGAGGCTCGAAGGTGTGTCCGACGCCTCCAGCAGTAGGTTCAGGCCGCCCAGGGTCCCGCGTAACTTCATGCGCTCATCTTACACTCGCAATTCTTCACCGGGTATGAGGTCCTCGCGCCTGGCGCGTCAATGGTGTAGACTGTAAAAGAATATGACCTCAAGGATGGAACGATAGAGTGCAGCTCGACCCTGGTACTGTTGCAGAGGGCCGCGTCACCCGTGTGACCGACTTCGGTGCTTTCGTGCAGTTCGAGAACGGCGAGACCGGCCTGGTCCACATCTCACAAATTGCCCACAGCTACGTGCGTAGCGTCTCGGACTTCCTGCAAGAAGGCCAGACCGTCGAGGTCAAGGTCCTCGGCCGTGACGAGCGCGGGCGCCTGGACCTCTCGATCAAGGAACTGCTCGAGGAACCCGAGGAAATGCCCCGGCCGCGCGCGATCGGCAAGCAGTCCCCGCAGTTCGAGAGCAAGTTGCGCTCGTTCATGCGCGACGCCAAGGAGCGTGGCGCTGGCGGTGAACGCGGCCGCAAGCGCAAGCGCTAAGTCGCACCGCACCTGACCGGGACAGGCCTGTGGCCTGTCCTTTTTTTGAGCTGCTCCGGGCAAGGTGGCCGGAGCAGCTGTCCGGACCGTTGTTCCGCTGGGGCTCCGGGCGGTCCAAACAATTCTGTGCACCCACAGGCACGCATGCTACATTGAGCGGATATGTCCGCGCCCGCACGCCTCCTGATTTCCTGCCCGGACCAGCCGGGCATCGTGGCCGCCGTCTCCGGCCTGCTCACCCAGATTGGCTGCAACATCATTCATGCCGACCAGCACTCCACCGATCCCACCGGTGGGCGCTTTTTCATGCGTATGGTCTTTGAGCCGATGGGCGTTTCGCGCACCGTGGTCGCAGGAGCCTTCGAGGCCGTGGCCCGCCGTTTCGAC
Coding sequences within:
- a CDS encoding response regulator → MLKTSKPVTLLVADDNADDRVLMQEALAESQVFHQVRFVEDGEQLMDYLYRRGAYQDPERAPYPSLILLDLNMPRKDGREALREIKADPRLCVIPVVVLTTSKAETDISSTYSLGVNSFITKPATFDALLELLQTLGHYWFETVELPSPSGEYL
- a CDS encoding septum site-determining protein MinC, producing MKLRGTLGGLNLLLEASDTPSSLEKDLSSRAELLRERITLEFEGELPADTLLTAVGLIEGFGGQVGSVRASGVRAVPSAPAAPPLPEGRTEIVTHNLRSGFRAEYAGSVIVLGDVNPGVELIAGGDVIVTGALRGVVHAGAGGNEKSIVWACPIASPQLRIAGAVARAPEGSSLSTMRTRGGEAEIAKLQDGSIVIEAFGAPRL
- the rimP gene encoding ribosome maturation factor RimP, whose amino-acid sequence is MGWVQVPTFFHGGGENVNLQSIAAEVLEPLGYEVLEVQIQNPDRRPTVLVRIDRLDEQPVTIEDLSTASGALGLEFDLRDPIEGEYRLEVESPGPKRPLTRARHFERMLGLKVKVRAPGNAFTLPVTAVNGDTVVFEDPTQPDSRRELRLGEFQANLAEWPDRHR
- a CDS encoding YlxR family protein, encoding MMIRPEPRTPHVPERTCVACRRKRPQAELLRLRREGTGWVLEQGRRSGRGAYLCADSPECWTEKRLRRFLRGSAPSVSEALQTRARELDRRALPTPTEG
- a CDS encoding S1 RNA-binding domain-containing protein, which gives rise to MQLDPGTVAEGRVTRVTDFGAFVQFENGETGLVHISQIAHSYVRSVSDFLQEGQTVEVKVLGRDERGRLDLSIKELLEEPEEMPRPRAIGKQSPQFESKLRSFMRDAKERGAGGERGRKRKR
- the infB gene encoding translation initiation factor IF-2, with the protein product MSKIRIYALAKELGLDNNEMLELLDSMGVSYKSASSTLEEDMVETIKALVSEDRQTQNTGTQAVAAAKAAAQPAAEEAPGSDVPHRAPVVTIMGHVDHGKTSLLDYIRKTRVAAKEAGGITQHVGAFEAQTSKGKIVFIDTPGHEAFTSIRARGARVADIAIIVVAADDSIMPQTREAVAHAQAAKVPLIVAVNKIDLPSANPDKVKNDLMQLGLVPEEYGGQTITVELSAKTGQGVEELLDYISLVAEIEDLRADPKGEFKGVIIESKVDKQAGVLATILVQEGTLNVGDFVVVGETYGKIKAMTDSNGGRVKNAGPSTPVQVLGFSEAPVSGEIVSGAKNEHEARDIVARRKEEREAAAEATTRRKLSLEEVMGSLEQRREVNLILRADTQGSIEAIQGIFGRYTTEDVDVNVLLSGIGAPTEGDVLLASTAEATILCFSVTPSAAVLKVAEQKGVDVKSFRIIYEMIDEVERLMKGNVEPVFEERYLGRAEVRQVISVPKAGKIAGSYVQDGILRRNAKVTVRRGKEIVYTGTISGLKRFKDDVREVQTGYECGVNLRDWDAVEVGDILEATETVEVKA
- a CDS encoding lipopolysaccharide assembly protein LapA domain-containing protein — protein: MKVVQYLQVLLLLALVAYVLLLQLENPLEVRLPLPGQQTVTAPLSLVLLGALLVGGLYVALLYTPPLLRRIQRTRHEHRRRLELERQLSAALQARLSVPETPAAPAPAEDPAGTVSLEKR
- the nusA gene encoding transcription termination factor NusA — its product is MNPEFNFADALRDLAASRNIDENQLIAAFEESLQQAFVRNVEPNKRVEVHLDPKSGELEVLIIKSVVERVEDENTQISLADALELDPDVEVGMEMEFPVERERFTRIALQTTKQVLTQRMREAERNVVFNEYKDREGEVLTASVVRMDNKGNVFVDLGHGEAIMPPKEQIPGERLTGGSRVKIYLKEVRQTNRGPSILASRADEKLLDFLLHQEIPEVNDGTVEIKAIAREAGQRSKVAVFSRNSNVDPIGACIGHRGNRIQAVTGELGRERVDVILWDASPREFIRNALSPAKVGFIEVNSDTKEATVTVMPDQLSLAIGKGGQNVRLAAKLTGFKIDLKETKAVSDLDAALQQAAQELESKQATSSSARDAFEALFKDSKTVASATPEGEIELND
- a CDS encoding ester cyclase; the protein is MTRAPEIYARWLKLWNGDDSEIRTLIAPDFEGSWPGRPKMVRGQAALLEVIRQSHAFFTELHFRLEVGPVAQENLLAARWTSRGRYAGGMPGATAPAGLEVTFGGMDLLRLEGGRIREYWVNSDALELMTQLGVVRPG
- the secD gene encoding protein translocase subunit SecD encodes the protein MSYSDRNRRKKRPAPKGSSPYTVLLLVAVLIAAVLGVLRPWQHPSQPLALWTDNYKFLNLGLDLQGGLRVTLQVDEKNPEREDVEKAKTIIENRVNALGVAEPTVQIQGNDRVIVELPGLKEADQERALRLIGQTAKLEFRIVNPGVPAKELSQYTLADLGPALATGEVIANAQAETDSFGRWVVAFQTSPAGREPFGKLTRDNVGRGMAIVLDGQIKSIATIQAALPNGGQITGDFDAKEASDLALVLKSGSLPVPLKQTEVRQIGPTLGADAIRTGAMASLLGIALIFVMAFAYYGLYFGLVIGLGLLFTTLIMLGILGGLGATLTLPGIAGLVLTLGAAVDGNVISFERIKEELRRGKGIKGSIGAGFSHSTVTILDVNLSHLLSALALYNYSSGPVKGFAVTLAVGVIAAVFSNLIFSRWMLEAMARRRDYSAPQWFATPKLDFIRLSPIVTTVSVALAILGGVLVATRGLQYGIDFTAGTALTLYTDRSVSVDDVRTAVGAAGIEGVEGGKAVIQQAASSNPQKNQYIVKVAELPPAQVQQLSTSLEGKLAGGDVQQTETIGPAVGQELRVNTIKAVALALVLILIYVWFRFDMIFGIASVLATVHAVGIVMGVYSLFNLEFNIAAVAAVLTVIGYALNDAIIVSDRIRENLKLMRGSAYKDIVNASINQTLSRTVMTSVSTALPLISLTFLGGSVLRDFGLIMLIGVIVGTYSSIYIVAPMVAFYQNWATNRRKAKPAKAA